From the Streptomyces nodosus genome, the window CCTCGGCGCCCGGCGGCAGCGGAGCGCCGGTCATGATGCGGGCGGCCTGTCCCGGCCCCACCCGGAGCCGGTCCGCCGATCCCGCCGCGACGTCCCCGACCACCGTGAGGACGGCCGGGAACTCCTCGCTCGCGCCCGCGACATCCGTGACCCGCACCGCGTAGCCGTCCATCGAGCTGTTGTCGAACGGCGGCAGGGAGACCGGCACGGTGATGTCGTCGACCAGCACACAGCCCTGGGCGTCGAGCAGTTGCAGCTCGATGGGCTCCAGGGGGCGGACGGTGGTGAGGATGTCCTCCAGGTGCTCGTCCACCGACCAGAGACGGTCCTGGCCGGTGTCGGTCGCGGCGTCACTCAAGATCGCTACATCTCCTCGGCTACGTAACTGCGGAGCCAGGCCCGGAAGTCCGGGCCCAGGTCCTCACGTTCGCATGCGAGTCTGACAATGGCACGCAGATAGTCGCCACGGTCGCCGGTGTCGTAGCGGCGGCCCCGGAAGACGACGCCGTGCACCGGGCCGCCGACCTTCTCGTCCTCGGCGAGCTGCTGAAGGGCGTCGGTGAGCTGGATCTCGCCGCCGCGGCCCGGCTCGGTGGTGCGCAGGATGCCGAAGATGTTCGGGTCGAGGACATAACGGCCGATGACCGCGTAGTTCGACGGGGCGTCCGCCGGCTCCGGCTTCTCGACGAGGCCGGTCACCTTGACGACGTCGCCCTCCTCGGTGGGCTCGACGGCCGCGCATCCATAGAGGTGGATCTGCTCCGGTGCGACCTCCATGAGGGCGACGACGCTGCCGCCGCGCTGTTCCTGGACCTCGACCATGCGGGCCAGCAGGGGGTCGCGCGGGTCGATCAGGTCGTCGCCGAGGAGGACGGCGAAGGGCTCGTGCCCGACGTGCGGGGCGGCGCACAGCACGGCGTGCCCGAGTCCCCTGGGGTCGCCCTGGCGGACGTAGTGCATGGTGGCGAGGTCGCTGGACTCCCGGACCTTGGCGAGCCGCCCGCCGTCGCCCTTCTTCTCCAGGGCCGACTCGAGCTCGTAGTTGCGGTCGAAGTGGTCCTCGAGAGGTCGCTTGTTGCGGCCGGTGATCATCAGGACGTCGTCGAGCCCCGCGGCCACCGCCTCCTCGACCACGTACTGGATCGCGGGCTTGTCGACGACCGGCAGCATCTCCTTGGGAGTGGCCTTGGTGGCCGGCAGGAACCGGGTGCCGAGGCCCGCCGCGGGAATGACAGCCTTGGTGATCCTGGGATGCGACTCAGTCATGTCCGTAACCTTATCGGGTGCTCATGGGCGGAATCTGCGTCTCCGGTTAATTCGCGGCACTATGAGCGTATTGCGAAAGGCGGGCGGTGACCTGTGGTCCCCATGGGATATGAGACGGATGCTGACAAGGAAACGTTGCGGCGCGAGCTCCTCTCGGTGAGAAACAGGTTGACCGCGGATGACATCCGCGCGACATCGGCCGCGCTCGCCGAGCGGGCCCTGGAACTGCCCGAGTTGGCGCATGCGCGGACGGTGGCCGCCTATGTCTCCGTGGGGAGCGAACCCGGCACCCTCGCGCTCCTGGACGCGTTGCGCGCGCGGGGCGTACGCGTCCTGCTGCCGGTGCTGCTGCCGGACAACGACCTCGACTGGGGGGTCTACACCGGGCCCGAGGGCCTCGCCCCCGTCCGGCGCGGCGGGCGGATGACCCTTCTGGAGCCCCTGGGCGAGCACCTGGCCCCGGAGGCCG encodes:
- a CDS encoding 5-formyltetrahydrofolate cyclo-ligase; the protein is MGYETDADKETLRRELLSVRNRLTADDIRATSAALAERALELPELAHARTVAAYVSVGSEPGTLALLDALRARGVRVLLPVLLPDNDLDWGVYTGPEGLAPVRRGGRMTLLEPLGEHLAPEAVTGADAVLLPGLAVDARGMRLGRGGGSYDRVLARLERVGADPALVVLLYDAEVVGRVPEEPHDRPVHAVVTPSGVRRFR
- the galU gene encoding UTP--glucose-1-phosphate uridylyltransferase GalU, with protein sequence MTESHPRITKAVIPAAGLGTRFLPATKATPKEMLPVVDKPAIQYVVEEAVAAGLDDVLMITGRNKRPLEDHFDRNYELESALEKKGDGGRLAKVRESSDLATMHYVRQGDPRGLGHAVLCAAPHVGHEPFAVLLGDDLIDPRDPLLARMVEVQEQRGGSVVALMEVAPEQIHLYGCAAVEPTEEGDVVKVTGLVEKPEPADAPSNYAVIGRYVLDPNIFGILRTTEPGRGGEIQLTDALQQLAEDEKVGGPVHGVVFRGRRYDTGDRGDYLRAIVRLACEREDLGPDFRAWLRSYVAEEM